In Streptococcus oralis, a single window of DNA contains:
- a CDS encoding peptide ABC transporter substrate-binding protein, which translates to MKKSKAKYLTLASVVLSAGILLSACGNSSSASKTYNYVYSSDPSSLNYLAENRATTTDIVTNLVDGLMENDQYGNYVPSLAEDWTVSQDGLTYTYKLRKDAKWYTYEGEEYAPVTAQDFVTGLKYAADKKSEALYLVQDSVAGLDDYINGKTTDFSTVGVKAIDDQTVQYTLTRPEPYWNSKTTSTILFPVNADFLKSKGDDFGKVDPSSILYSGPFLMKSFVSKSVIEYKKNPNYWDAKNVFVDDVKLTYYDGSDQDALARNFVEGVYSYARLYPNSSSFEGIKEKNKDNIIYSMQNATSYYLNFNLDRKSYNFTSKSSDIEKKSTQEAVLNKNFRQAFNYAYNRTAYGAQSQGEDGATKIIRNLVVPPTFVSINGKDFGDVVSEKMVNYGQEWQGINFADAQDPYYNPDKAKAKFAEAKKELEAKGVQFPIHLDVTVDQSAKKGVLEASSLKQSIESVLGAENVVIDIQQLSTDDFDNSSYLAQTAAQKDFDIYNGGWSADYLDPSSYLDILNVNNGGMLQNIGLEPGEVNDKAKAVGLDTYTQMLEEANKEQEPAKRYEKYAEVQAWLVDSALAIPNVSQGGTPTLRKTVPFSSPFSQAGNKGVESYKYLKLQDKTVTADEYEKAKEKWLKEKEESNKKAQEELAKHVK; encoded by the coding sequence ATGAAAAAGTCTAAGGCCAAGTATCTGACACTTGCAAGTGTCGTGTTAAGCGCAGGTATCTTACTGAGCGCATGTGGAAATTCAAGTAGCGCTTCTAAAACATATAACTATGTTTATTCGAGCGATCCATCTAGTTTGAACTATCTTGCAGAAAACCGTGCAACAACTACCGACATCGTGACCAATTTGGTGGATGGGTTGATGGAAAATGACCAATACGGTAACTATGTTCCATCATTGGCAGAGGATTGGACTGTTTCTCAGGACGGTTTGACCTATACTTACAAATTGCGTAAGGATGCAAAATGGTATACTTATGAGGGTGAAGAATATGCCCCTGTAACGGCCCAAGACTTTGTGACAGGTTTGAAATATGCTGCTGATAAAAAATCCGAAGCCTTGTACTTGGTTCAAGACTCTGTAGCAGGTTTGGATGACTATATCAACGGGAAAACAACTGACTTTTCAACTGTCGGTGTTAAGGCGATTGACGACCAAACAGTTCAGTATACTTTGACACGTCCAGAACCTTATTGGAATTCTAAAACAACTTCAACCATTCTCTTCCCTGTCAATGCAGACTTCCTAAAATCAAAAGGGGATGATTTTGGTAAGGTAGATCCTTCTAGTATTTTGTATAGTGGACCTTTCTTGATGAAATCTTTTGTTTCAAAATCTGTTATCGAATACAAGAAAAATCCAAATTACTGGGATGCTAAAAATGTCTTTGTGGACGATGTGAAATTGACTTACTATGATGGTAGTGACCAAGATGCCCTAGCTCGTAACTTCGTAGAAGGAGTATACAGCTACGCGCGTCTCTATCCAAATAGCTCAAGCTTTGAAGGCATTAAAGAGAAGAACAAGGATAACATCATCTATAGTATGCAAAACGCAACTTCTTATTACTTGAACTTCAACTTGGACAGAAAATCTTATAACTTCACGTCTAAATCCTCAGATATTGAAAAGAAATCAACCCAAGAAGCAGTTCTGAATAAAAACTTCCGTCAAGCCTTCAACTATGCTTATAACCGTACAGCCTATGGAGCACAATCTCAAGGGGAGGACGGAGCAACAAAGATTATTCGTAACTTGGTTGTACCTCCAACATTTGTAAGTATCAACGGAAAAGACTTTGGTGATGTTGTTTCAGAAAAGATGGTCAACTATGGCCAAGAATGGCAAGGAATCAACTTTGCAGATGCGCAAGATCCATACTACAATCCTGACAAGGCTAAAGCTAAATTTGCAGAAGCTAAGAAAGAATTGGAAGCTAAGGGTGTGCAATTCCCAATCCACTTGGATGTAACAGTTGACCAATCAGCTAAAAAAGGTGTACTTGAAGCAAGTTCTTTGAAACAATCCATCGAATCTGTTCTAGGAGCTGAGAATGTGGTTATCGATATCCAACAGCTATCAACAGATGATTTTGACAACTCTAGCTACCTAGCTCAAACTGCAGCTCAAAAAGACTTTGATATCTATAATGGCGGTTGGAGTGCTGACTACTTGGATCCATCAAGCTATCTTGATATCTTAAATGTCAATAACGGTGGTATGTTGCAAAACATTGGTCTAGAACCAGGTGAGGTCAATGACAAGGCTAAGGCGGTTGGTCTGGATACTTACACTCAAATGTTAGAAGAAGCGAACAAGGAGCAAGAACCAGCAAAACGTTATGAAAAATATGCTGAAGTTCAAGCTTGGCTCGTTGATAGCGCCCTTGCAATTCCAAACGTTTCTCAGGGTGGAACACCGACCTTGAGAAAGACAGTTCCATTCTCATCACCATTCTCACAAGCTGGAAATAAGGGTGTCGAATCATACAAGTATCTCAAGTTACAAGATAAGACTGTAACGGCTGATGAGTATGAAAAAGCGAAAGAAAAATGGCTAAAAGAAAAAGAAGAATCAAATAAAAAAGCCCAAGAAGAACTGGCAAAACACGTTAAATAA
- a CDS encoding putative polysaccharide biosynthesis protein, with protein MSNENNHQQAQMLRGTAWLTASNFISRLLGAIYIIPWYIWMGTYAAKANGLFTMGYNIYAWFLLISTAGIPVAVAKQVAKYNTMHEEEHSFALIRSFLGFMTVLGLAFALVLYLFSPWLADLSGVGKDLIPIMQSLAWAVLIFPSMSVIRGFFQGMNNLKPYAMSQIAEQVIRVIWMLLATFFIMKMGSGDYLSAVTQSTFAAFVGMVASFVVLIYFLAQEGLLKRVFDTRDKINSKRLLVDTIKEAIPFILTGSAIQLFQILDQMTFIRSMTWFTNYSNEDLVVMFSYFSANPNKITMILISVGVSIGSVGLPLLTENYVKGDLQAAARLVQDSMTMLLLFLLPATVGVVMVGEPLYTVFYGKPDSLAMGLFIFAVLQSTILGLYMVLSPMLQAMFHNRKAVLYFIYGSIAKIILQLPTIAIFHSYGPLISTTIGLIIPNVLMYRDICQVTGARRKIILKRTILITILTLVMFILVGFLQWIIGFIFQPSGRFWSFLYVALIGGFGGGLYGLMSLRTRLLDKIIGKDQADRLRTRLKIS; from the coding sequence ATGTCTAACGAAAATAATCATCAGCAGGCCCAGATGTTACGTGGGACTGCCTGGCTTACAGCTAGTAACTTTATCAGTCGCTTGCTCGGGGCTATTTACATTATCCCTTGGTATATTTGGATGGGAACATATGCTGCTAAGGCTAATGGTCTCTTTACCATGGGTTACAATATCTATGCTTGGTTCTTGTTGATTTCGACTGCGGGTATTCCTGTTGCAGTCGCTAAGCAGGTCGCTAAATACAATACCATGCATGAGGAAGAGCATAGTTTTGCCCTGATTCGAAGCTTCTTAGGCTTTATGACTGTATTGGGACTTGCCTTTGCCTTGGTCTTGTATCTCTTTTCTCCTTGGTTAGCAGATTTATCAGGTGTTGGGAAAGATTTGATACCTATCATGCAGAGTTTGGCATGGGCGGTCTTGATTTTCCCGTCCATGAGCGTCATCCGAGGATTCTTCCAAGGGATGAATAACCTCAAGCCTTATGCTATGAGCCAAATCGCTGAGCAGGTGATTCGTGTCATCTGGATGTTGCTAGCGACTTTCTTCATTATGAAGATGGGGTCTGGTGACTACTTATCAGCAGTTACCCAGTCGACCTTTGCGGCTTTTGTGGGGATGGTGGCTAGTTTTGTAGTCCTAATCTACTTTCTTGCCCAAGAAGGTTTGCTCAAAAGAGTATTTGATACACGGGATAAAATCAATAGTAAGCGACTCTTAGTCGATACCATCAAGGAAGCCATTCCCTTTATCCTGACAGGATCAGCCATCCAGCTTTTCCAAATCTTGGACCAGATGACTTTTATCAGAAGCATGACTTGGTTTACCAACTACAGCAATGAAGACTTGGTTGTTATGTTTTCTTATTTCTCTGCCAATCCGAATAAAATTACCATGATTTTAATCTCTGTAGGAGTTTCCATTGGTAGTGTTGGCTTGCCACTTTTGACGGAGAACTATGTAAAAGGTGACTTGCAGGCAGCAGCTCGCCTAGTTCAAGATAGTATGACCATGCTCCTCTTATTCTTGCTACCAGCAACGGTTGGAGTTGTCATGGTAGGAGAACCGCTCTACACAGTCTTTTATGGTAAGCCAGATAGTCTGGCTATGGGATTATTTATCTTTGCGGTTTTGCAGTCTACTATCCTAGGCTTATATATGGTCTTGTCTCCTATGCTTCAGGCTATGTTCCACAACCGCAAGGCAGTTCTTTACTTTATCTATGGTTCCATTGCTAAGATCATCTTGCAATTGCCAACCATTGCTATTTTCCACAGCTACGGTCCTTTGATTTCAACGACTATCGGCTTGATCATTCCGAATGTCTTGATGTACCGAGACATCTGCCAGGTAACGGGTGCTCGTCGAAAGATAATCTTGAAACGGACTATTTTGATTACCATCTTGACCCTTGTCATGTTTATCCTAGTTGGCTTTTTGCAGTGGATAATCGGTTTTATCTTCCAACCAAGTGGACGCTTCTGGAGTTTCCTTTATGTGGCTCTCATCGGAGGGTTTGGAGGAGGTCTGTATGGTTTGATGAGCCTACGGACACGACTCTTGGACAAGATAATTGGCAAAGATCAAGCAGACCGACTACGGACACGATTGAAAATATCGTAA
- a CDS encoding UDP-N-acetylmuramoyl-L-alanyl-D-glutamate--L-lysine ligase, with protein sequence MIKIETVLDILKKDNLFREIIDQRHYHYNFNDVTFGSICYDSRKAQENSLFFVKGAAFKKEFLLSAISQGLGWYVAEQDYEVGIPVIVVSDIKKAMSLIAMEFYGNPQKKLKILAFTGTKGKTTAAYFAYNILSQRYPTALLSTMNTTLDGRTFFKSSFSTPENIDLFDMMAQAVKNGRTHLVMEVSSQAYLVHRVYGLTFDVGVFLNITPDHIGPIEHPTFEDYFYHKRLLMENSRAVVINSDMDHFSVLKEQVEDQEHDFYGSQSDNQIENSKAFSFSATGKLAGDYDIQLIGYFNQENAVAAGLACLRLGASLEDIKKGIAATRVPGRMEVLTQKNGAKVFVDYAHNGDSLKKLINVVETHQTGKIALVLGSTGNKGESRRKDFGLLLNQHPEIQVFLTADDPNYEDPMAIADEISSYISHPIEKIADREEAIKAAMAVTNQELDAVIIAGKGADCYQIVNGVKESYPGDAAVAERYL encoded by the coding sequence ATGATAAAGATTGAAACCGTATTAGATATTTTAAAGAAAGACAATCTCTTCCGTGAGATTATCGACCAAAGACATTACCACTATAACTTTAATGATGTAACTTTTGGTAGCATCTGCTACGATAGCCGAAAAGCACAAGAAAATAGTCTCTTTTTTGTAAAAGGAGCTGCTTTTAAGAAGGAATTTCTTCTTTCGGCAATCTCACAAGGACTCGGTTGGTATGTAGCCGAGCAGGACTACGAAGTAGGCATTCCTGTTATTGTCGTTAGCGATATCAAGAAAGCCATGAGTTTGATTGCCATGGAGTTCTATGGTAATCCACAAAAGAAACTCAAAATTCTCGCTTTCACAGGGACCAAAGGTAAGACAACAGCAGCTTACTTTGCATACAACATCCTATCTCAACGCTACCCAACCGCCCTCTTGTCAACTATGAACACAACTCTAGATGGCAGAACCTTCTTTAAATCTTCCTTCTCAACACCTGAAAATATCGATCTTTTCGACATGATGGCTCAGGCTGTTAAAAATGGTAGAACCCATCTCGTAATGGAGGTTTCTAGTCAAGCCTATCTAGTTCACCGAGTCTATGGTCTGACCTTTGATGTAGGAGTCTTTCTTAACATCACTCCTGACCATATCGGTCCGATTGAGCATCCGACTTTTGAAGATTACTTCTACCATAAACGTCTCTTGATGGAAAATAGCCGAGCAGTTGTCATTAATAGCGACATGGACCACTTTTCTGTCTTGAAAGAACAAGTAGAAGATCAAGAACATGACTTCTACGGTAGCCAATCTGATAACCAAATAGAAAATTCCAAAGCCTTTAGCTTCTCAGCTACTGGTAAATTAGCTGGCGATTATGATATTCAGTTGATTGGATATTTCAACCAAGAAAATGCCGTGGCTGCCGGACTTGCCTGCCTTCGTTTAGGTGCTAGTCTTGAAGACATTAAAAAAGGGATTGCTGCAACACGCGTTCCTGGCCGCATGGAAGTTCTCACTCAGAAAAATGGTGCTAAGGTCTTCGTCGACTACGCCCACAATGGCGACAGTCTGAAAAAACTCATCAATGTAGTTGAAACTCATCAAACTGGAAAAATCGCTCTGGTTCTCGGTTCGACTGGAAACAAGGGGGAGAGTCGTCGCAAAGACTTTGGACTCCTTCTCAATCAACATCCTGAGATTCAAGTCTTTCTCACCGCTGATGACCCCAACTATGAAGATCCTATGGCGATTGCAGATGAGATCAGTAGCTATATCAGCCATCCTATTGAAAAGATTGCCGATCGTGAAGAAGCCATCAAGGCGGCGATGGCCGTCACAAATCAAGAACTCGATGCCGTGATTATTGCGGGTAAGGGTGCTGATTGCTACCAAATCGTCAATGGAGTGAAAGAATCCTACCCTGGTGACGCTGCTGTCGCAGAACGTTACCTATAA
- a CDS encoding CsbD family protein — protein sequence MSLENKLEQATGAIKEGFGKVTGDSKTEAEGAVEKTVAKAKEVVEDAKGAVEGAVEGLKNSFKKED from the coding sequence ATGTCACTTGAAAATAAATTGGAACAAGCAACTGGTGCTATCAAAGAAGGATTTGGTAAAGTTACTGGCGATAGCAAAACAGAAGCAGAAGGTGCTGTAGAAAAAACAGTTGCCAAAGCAAAAGAAGTTGTCGAAGATGCTAAAGGTGCTGTAGAAGGTGCCGTTGAAGGTCTTAAAAACTCATTTAAGAAAGAAGACTAA
- a CDS encoding DUF1803 domain-containing protein produces the protein MIQIFNPSRLTRQPFFIDLVNYLDQHDDVILREIKAKFPDSAVDKLMEEYIKAGLIRRENKRYFLNLPFLESTDDLALDQEIFIREDNPVYQALLEKTFETELRNQTNAAILVEYTDFARTKMTLSNYFYKVKNHYPLTEKQQELYAILGDVNPEYALKYMTTFLLKFLKKDQLMQKRRDIFVESLVVLGYIVQNEEGKYELAVDFDKERLFFYLS, from the coding sequence ATGATTCAGATTTTTAATCCATCACGTTTGACGCGACAGCCATTTTTTATAGATTTGGTGAACTATCTGGACCAGCATGATGATGTAATCCTCCGAGAAATCAAGGCTAAGTTTCCAGATTCGGCAGTTGATAAACTGATGGAAGAGTATATTAAGGCAGGCTTGATCCGAAGGGAAAACAAACGCTATTTTCTCAATCTCCCTTTTTTAGAATCTACGGATGATTTAGCCCTTGACCAAGAAATTTTTATCAGAGAGGACAATCCAGTCTATCAAGCCTTGCTAGAGAAGACTTTTGAGACAGAATTGCGCAATCAAACCAATGCAGCCATTTTAGTCGAATATACGGATTTTGCGCGGACAAAAATGACCCTGTCTAATTATTTCTACAAGGTCAAGAATCATTATCCTTTGACAGAAAAACAGCAGGAACTCTATGCCATTTTGGGAGATGTCAATCCTGAGTATGCTCTCAAGTATATGACGACGTTTTTGCTCAAGTTCCTCAAAAAGGACCAGCTCATGCAGAAACGGCGTGATATTTTCGTTGAGAGTTTAGTCGTCTTGGGTTATATTGTTCAAAACGAAGAAGGAAAGTATGAGTTGGCTGTTGATTTTGACAAGGAACGCTTGTTTTTCTATTTGTCTTAA